In Eremothecium gossypii ATCC 10895 chromosome II, complete sequence, the genomic window GAATCCAAATTCTGCTTGTGTTCAATAATATATGCACAGATATCAACAAGCTTAATAGCGAGAGACATTTCCTCGACCTTATGACCCAAATGTTGAGCAATTGAGTTCATAAGTGCCGTGAGCTGCAACAATCCGTTCTGCAGATCAACACATTTCTGGTAGTCTATCGAGGTCTTTTTATCCTTAAGTGGAATAAATAGTTCCATAGAGGACAGAATCGCTGGCATATAAGTAATTAGGTTTTTGCCTATGTGGTCAGACAAACACCGCAGTAGTCGGATCCCCTGTAGCTGCGTTTCAGGCAGGGCAGACCTAATGCTCCCGGTCAGAGCGGCATCGCGACGTAGGCCGCGCTTCAATGGAAGGTAATTCGTTGTGAGAGACAGCAAGATCTCTGAAACCTTTACCAGCTCCCCGAGGGGGATGCGGGTGGGGAACAAAGTCGGTAGCCTGATGAAGGATTCAACCATATCTGTTAGTTGTTCAAGCCGCGCACTAATATGCCATAACGTGACTGGCTTGTTTATGTCCACAGTAAGGGCAGGTAGCAGGGGACTTGTGTCATTGGCGGTGTCTCGTGGCAGAGTCTCGAGCAGGCGAGCTAAGTTCTCGTCGGATCCAATATCTAGAATCTCTCCCCACAAGCGCACTACTGGACCAAACTGACTAAGAACAGAAAAAAGCCCTGCCCTCCAGTGCTCATCAGGGAAGCTCTTGTGATGTGCTTGGTGCTCATTGGCGTTATTGCCGGGCTTCTGAGTCAAATGCAAGTACGCGGCTGTGTCACAGACCACCTTGCGTGTTACAGGGTCAAGGCTCTGGTAGTGGCCGTACAGTTCGGTCAGCAATTGCTTTAGCTTTCCAACGTGTGGCCGGAAAGTCGTACTGTGTTTGGAAAGAAGCTTTTTAATCACCGGCAGAGACAGGTTGGGTTCGCACCTCCCAAAAGAAATCAGCATGGGGATGATTGCCGATAGATGCGGAGTCAGCGCCTCCCGCGTTAGCGACGGTTTGCCCCGAATCAGGTCCATCAGCGTGTCTAGAGTCTTAACAAGAGCGCGAACCATCACCTTCCGCTGCTCCGTCTGGACAGAGTCCCCATAGTACTTGGTAGCATCTTCTAGGGCCCGATATAATATTCCCATCAGTTCTCCGCCGAAGGAACACAACACCACAGGATTATATGTACAGAACACTGTCGCAATATGACAGCCTTTCCAAACCTGGTAGTCGTCCTTTGACCGAAGTAGCTTTAGCACTTTGGCCATGAATACACTGAGTTCATCTTTCAGCAGTTGCTGCTTCGCATATGCCGGTGAAGCTAGCATCTTTATCATGGTCCTAAACTCATATCCTTCACAGGACTCCAAATGTTGCACAAATGTGCTTAACGGCACAACTTGACTTGTCATGGGCAACGCTTCGTGCTTGAGTGCGGCTGTGTGTAGCTCTGATGTATTTGTTGGCAGCGATGAACTGCGATGAGCTCTCGAGTGTGCGAAAATTTTCCAGTTTTGCGTACTATACCTTCCCCGAATTTAGCTGCAAGAAAGCGAAACTATGAGCAATCCGTTAAGGAATTAAGCTGTCTCTTTCGGTATAGGCCTGGTGGTATCGTTAGAACCTCGGAATAATACAATGAGCAGCCCAAGGAAGTTGTCACTTGAGCAGAGACTATCGCTTGCGACCAAGGCGACTCAGAAAAGACGGCTCAAGAAATCAAGCCCTGCATTGACTGCCGGGAGTGATGCAACTGGGGAGGATTCAATAAGCTCTCCGGTGGATGAAAGGGAGGGTCAAAAGCCCAGCAGGCCTGCCAATGACACGTCTTCTGCGGAAGCTAGTGTTGCACATGCACACAATGGCATTCCTGCGCCTTTCACGGAGGTATTTCCGAATGGCCTTGAGGGAAAAGATATGGAGACCGTTCTGGCAGAGCTGGCTCCGCATTTTCAAAGGCTACGGGCTATGAGTCCTACAACAAGAATTGATGCTCAGCCACATCGAGAAATTTCTACAGACTCTAGCCTGTTACTGCTGGTGAAAGAGAAAGACGCGAGGATCGAAGAGCTGCTGGAAGAACAACAAGAAACGTCCGCCAAGGAGCGGCGGGCTACCCAGGCATTGTCCAAAATGGAGAAAAAGTACAATAAGCAGGTTGCAGAGTCTGCGGCGCTCGAGCAAAAACTGCGGAAACAGGCGTCAGAAAACGTGCTGCTCAAGGAGGAAAAGGATAAGGCAAAGGCGGAGCTTAAAGCATGCCGTGCTGACTATCAGCAGATGAAGGATGCTTGCTCTGCTGCCGACTCCAGATACGCTTCACTGACACACGAGCAAGAGGCCCTGCAGTGTCAGTTGGAAGACTGCGAGAAGGAAGTACTTGCTGCGCGTACAGGGTTTGAAACGTCAAAGGCCAACTGGGAGAAGAAGGAAAAGGAACTGAATGCTAGGTATAACTCTCTTCGTAAGTCCTCAAATGACGAAATAACAAGGCTGGAGGGCGTCATGGAACGGCTACGCCTAGAGGCAGAAGATAGTAGAGATATTAGAGTTCGAAAACAGGATGACAATCCTGTTCATGCTGAATCGGAATACCAGTCACTTCTTCGACAGCTTGAAGATCAACAGCGGCAGGCTGTGATCAGCAGAGAGAAC contains:
- the RIX1 gene encoding Rix1p (Syntenic homolog of Saccharomyces cerevisiae YHR197W (RIX1)), which gives rise to MTSQVVPLSTFVQHLESCEGYEFRTMIKMLASPAYAKQQLLKDELSVFMAKVLKLLRSKDDYQVWKGCHIATVFCTYNPVVLCSFGGELMGILYRALEDATKYYGDSVQTEQRKVMVRALVKTLDTLMDLIRGKPSLTREALTPHLSAIIPMLISFGRCEPNLSLPVIKKLLSKHSTTFRPHVGKLKQLLTELYGHYQSLDPVTRKVVCDTAAYLHLTQKPGNNANEHQAHHKSFPDEHWRAGLFSVLSQFGPVVRLWGEILDIGSDENLARLLETLPRDTANDTSPLLPALTVDINKPVTLWHISARLEQLTDMVESFIRLPTLFPTRIPLGELVKVSEILLSLTTNYLPLKRGLRRDAALTGSIRSALPETQLQGIRLLRCLSDHIGKNLITYMPAILSSMELFIPLKDKKTSIDYQKCVDLQNGLLQLTALMNSIAQHLGHKVEEMSLAIKLVDICAYIIEHKQNLDSAFSSTSGTAKAAGGAKKKEYKAKTGSMSDLFSHPHKFLHPVPLENYTVVNTYYNMALTHWKLPSTQQAKITKYCIYYSLSFKEKLGYIPQTFIELLNTIVLFPGKDRFSILPIAVHLLKETGDPVFDVLCNPKLPLEMIQIRRQPTSSEDDTATSEAEEYAAPADQDDEHLSDDEHTTVDDGVATNAVMGLNNLVSSETLRSEQDSALETQHPEQARTSNLVPDEASEGREDARIFKKRSSSDEQDPPSKRTRAVAAQTPVPAAVPVDNGEPESDDGSDFEIPEIELSDADEE
- the SGM1 gene encoding Sgm1p (Syntenic homolog of Saccharomyces cerevisiae YJR134C (SGM1)), whose translation is MSSPRKLSLEQRLSLATKATQKRRLKKSSPALTAGSDATGEDSISSPVDEREGQKPSRPANDTSSAEASVAHAHNGIPAPFTEVFPNGLEGKDMETVLAELAPHFQRLRAMSPTTRIDAQPHREISTDSSLLLLVKEKDARIEELLEEQQETSAKERRATQALSKMEKKYNKQVAESAALEQKLRKQASENVLLKEEKDKAKAELKACRADYQQMKDACSAADSRYASLTHEQEALQCQLEDCEKEVLAARTGFETSKANWEKKEKELNARYNSLRKSSNDEITRLEGVMERLRLEAEDSRDIRVRKQDDNPVHAESEYQSLLRQLEDQQRQAVISRENWSSIEYSMNQKIEELQTQLEEIQSSCAVLETRLGAADEERRRLVMELDRLGRENAKLKEASGILELDYKKATNNLKKLEEDHRLLAEKYKIQKLNLESRLGGKREVLQDKESLGENLLLPTSAEIKDAFQSLNGQQGMSAQSIATGHYESGLSSNYDFDMPVDETLSQTAEISGDDLPEDSTSDARKTTTDFRSTISADQAGISAQMHVNAHIVNKLGAEVRRLELEISTLKAFNNTLEEEKARAEDDILKLLEENHTVHHLKTTNEALTTKVADYSNRQDTILQLLGEKTERVEELENDVEDLKQMLRMQAQQLADMQERLRI